Proteins from a genomic interval of Luteolibacter sp. Y139:
- a CDS encoding NADH-quinone oxidoreductase subunit J family protein: MPLYLFWFFAIVMLLGGVAVVALRNPVASALSMVASFVGLAGLFIGLNAFFVGIIQILVYAGAIMVLFIFIIMLLDLKTEEKRAPKLAPLLGGLGIVLAFTIQLIGILSKSPNVEDKPLDLTAASAHFVESSPGISAKLGAGHLPDVNLIGDVLFNGYNLPLQIVGVLLLVATVGVVVLSKRQTT; the protein is encoded by the coding sequence ATGCCTCTCTACCTCTTCTGGTTCTTCGCGATCGTCATGCTGCTTGGCGGGGTCGCGGTAGTCGCGCTGCGGAATCCCGTCGCGTCCGCGTTGTCGATGGTTGCTTCGTTCGTGGGACTCGCGGGTCTGTTCATTGGTCTGAATGCCTTCTTCGTGGGGATTATCCAGATCCTCGTCTATGCCGGCGCAATCATGGTGCTGTTCATCTTCATCATCATGCTCCTCGACTTGAAGACCGAGGAGAAGCGGGCGCCGAAGCTGGCTCCGCTGCTCGGGGGATTGGGCATCGTGCTGGCGTTCACGATCCAGCTGATCGGCATCCTTTCGAAGTCGCCGAACGTCGAAGACAAGCCTCTCGATCTTACCGCCGCTTCAGCGCATTTCGTCGAAAGCAGCCCGGGGATCTCGGCCAAGCTTGGCGCCGGTCACTTGCCCGACGTGAACCTGATCGGTGACGTGCTCTTCAACGGCTACAACCTGCCGCTGCAGATCGTGGGCGTGCTCCTGCTCGTCGCCACCGTCGGCGTCGTCGTCCTTTCCAAGCGCCAAACCACCTGA